Proteins from a single region of Oncorhynchus masou masou isolate Uvic2021 unplaced genomic scaffold, UVic_Omas_1.1 unplaced_scaffold_16887, whole genome shotgun sequence:
- the LOC135531975 gene encoding CREB-binding protein-like, giving the protein TWCLLLSRRVYISYLDSIHFFKPRALRTAVYHEILIGYLEYVKKLGYVYGHIWACPPSEGDDYIFHCHPQDQKIPKPKRLQEWYRKMLEKAFAERILHDFKDIFKQATEDRITSANEMPYFEGDFWPNVLEESIKELEQEEEERKKEENVASCETPEHTVNSSLPPPPLSYQHTVNSSLSPPPLSLISAHC; this is encoded by the exons CACCTggtgtcttcttctctccaggcgGGTTTACATATCGTATCTGGACAGTATTCACTTCTTCAAGCCCCGGGCGTTGAGGACGGCAGTCTACCATGAGATCTTAATAGGGTACCTGGAGTATGTGAAGAAACTGGG CTATGTGTATGGTCATATCTGGGCGTGCCCCCCCAGTGAAGGGGACGACTACATCTTCCACTGCCACCCGCAGGACCAGAAGATCCCCAAGCCCAAGAGGCTGCAGGAGTGGTACAGGAAGATGCTGGAGAAGGCCTTCGCAGAGAGGATCCTCCATGACTTCAAG GACATCTTCAAGCAGGCCACGGAGGACCGCATTACCAGTGCCAACGAGATGCCCTACTTCGAAGGGGACTTCTGGCCCAACGTGCTGGAGGAGAGCATCAAGGAgctggagcaggaggaggaggagaggaagaaggaagagAACGTGGCCTCCTGTGAGACCCCCGAG cacactgttaacagctctttgcccccccctcctctctcatatcagcacactgttaacagctctttgtctcctccccctctctctctcatatcagcacactgttaa